One Pectobacterium colocasium DNA segment encodes these proteins:
- a CDS encoding amino acid adenylation domain-containing protein, producing the protein MTGNDEAVENPMADIQQPTAFGQRVGAAHGEQRHGSELPRQYPTSLVSAAWSWLLYKYSGEEQVCAALVTCDLPDHVRPLIAHFHQRDRLVSEWIAAVGSSCDPQSAPEIPAADTQHALFSSLLIVGEMASLPVVVQKAAQSVALIVQVQNDRLILTAPDGQFDNHQLQRIARHLIQLLDGLLAPRWEHLAQIRLSPRVVPLPHRATTPALHDELLAHLTQEERQERVAIRFQEREISYRELLQRVALIQQVLAAQGITAGQRVGLHLSRQPDTVAALLACLFSQVAFVPLEPDFPGERLQAIQQEAALAAVLQDSYTGGSLAFDCPILNLGDLPYAASDAAASVQLARTEGAETAAYMMFTSGSTGKPKGVVIGQRALQTFIHASTARLDLTHQANWLLITTLAFDISMLEVFAPLWVGGVLHLTTHEEYKDPQAVAAYLQARPNINVLQATPAFWRMMFKAGWQGKPDLVALCGGEALDLRLAQRLVSRCRTLWNCYGPTEATIWSQMAQIDSTALENQHTVALGNTLAGYQHLVIDDDRHPLVEGMVGELCILGEALSGGYWQRDDLTQDRFIQQVESRQRMYRTGDKVRLLADDRYQYLGRFDDQVKLRGFRIELGEIEAQLKQIEQVQDAAVKLQGEGDEAVLVGYVEYKSGSEMTKLALRKQLHQFLPAYMVPGRIVVLDKLPKTGSGKVDRKRLTDV; encoded by the coding sequence ATGACAGGGAATGATGAAGCAGTGGAGAACCCGATGGCGGATATCCAACAGCCCACGGCCTTCGGGCAGCGGGTAGGTGCCGCGCATGGTGAACAGCGCCACGGCAGTGAGCTGCCCCGACAATATCCTACGTCGCTGGTGAGTGCGGCATGGAGCTGGCTGCTGTACAAATACAGCGGTGAAGAGCAGGTGTGTGCTGCGCTCGTCACGTGCGATCTTCCTGACCACGTAAGACCGCTGATCGCGCATTTTCACCAGCGCGATCGTCTTGTGAGCGAGTGGATCGCAGCAGTGGGATCGTCGTGCGATCCGCAGTCTGCGCCAGAGATTCCGGCAGCCGACACGCAGCATGCGCTGTTTAGCAGCCTGCTGATCGTGGGGGAAATGGCATCGTTACCTGTGGTTGTACAAAAAGCGGCGCAAAGCGTGGCGCTGATCGTACAGGTTCAGAACGATCGATTGATTCTGACGGCACCTGACGGGCAGTTTGATAACCATCAGCTACAGCGCATTGCCCGCCATCTTATTCAGCTACTCGATGGACTGCTGGCACCGCGTTGGGAGCATCTGGCACAGATTCGCCTCAGTCCGCGGGTGGTGCCGCTACCGCACAGGGCGACGACGCCTGCTCTGCACGATGAGCTGTTGGCGCATCTTACTCAGGAAGAACGTCAGGAGCGTGTGGCCATTCGCTTTCAGGAACGTGAAATCAGCTATCGGGAACTGTTGCAACGCGTTGCGCTGATTCAACAGGTGCTGGCTGCGCAGGGTATCACGGCTGGTCAGCGCGTGGGGCTGCATCTGAGCCGTCAGCCTGACACCGTGGCGGCGCTGCTGGCCTGCCTGTTTTCTCAGGTGGCGTTTGTGCCGCTGGAGCCGGATTTTCCGGGGGAACGCCTACAGGCGATTCAGCAGGAAGCGGCACTAGCCGCAGTCTTGCAGGACAGTTACACCGGCGGTTCGCTGGCGTTTGACTGCCCGATCCTGAACCTCGGCGATTTACCGTATGCCGCCAGCGATGCCGCCGCGAGCGTACAGTTGGCACGGACGGAGGGCGCGGAAACGGCGGCCTACATGATGTTTACTTCCGGTTCGACGGGGAAACCAAAAGGCGTCGTGATTGGTCAGCGGGCACTGCAAACCTTTATTCATGCCAGCACCGCGCGGCTGGATTTAACGCATCAAGCCAACTGGCTGCTGATTACTACGCTGGCGTTCGATATCTCCATGTTGGAAGTGTTTGCGCCGCTGTGGGTCGGCGGCGTGTTGCACCTGACCACGCATGAGGAATACAAAGATCCACAGGCGGTCGCGGCGTATTTGCAGGCTCGACCGAACATCAATGTCTTGCAGGCCACGCCCGCGTTTTGGCGCATGATGTTTAAAGCCGGTTGGCAGGGTAAACCCGATCTGGTGGCGCTGTGCGGCGGTGAAGCGCTGGATCTGCGGCTGGCGCAGCGTCTGGTCAGCCGTTGCAGGACGCTATGGAATTGCTATGGGCCAACCGAAGCGACGATCTGGTCGCAGATGGCACAGATCGATAGCACAGCGTTAGAGAATCAGCATACGGTTGCACTGGGTAACACGCTGGCGGGCTATCAGCACCTGGTGATCGATGACGATCGCCATCCACTGGTGGAAGGAATGGTCGGCGAACTGTGCATTCTCGGTGAGGCGCTGAGCGGCGGGTACTGGCAGCGTGACGATCTGACTCAGGATCGTTTTATTCAGCAGGTGGAATCCAGACAGCGCATGTATCGCACAGGGGATAAAGTCCGGCTGCTGGCGGACGATCGTTATCAGTATCTTGGCCGCTTCGACGATCAGGTAAAATTACGGGGATTTCGCATCGAGTTAGGGGAGATCGAGGCGCAGTTGAAACAGATCGAGCAGGTGCAGGATGCGGCCGTCAAACTTCAGGGAGAGGGAGATGAGGCGGTGCTGGTCGGCTACGTGGAATATAAATCCGGTTCGGAGATGACCAAACTGGCGCTGCGCAAACAGCTGCATCAGTTCTTACCGGCGTACATGGTGCCGGGGCGTATTGTTGTGCTCGACAAGCTGCCGAAAACCGGCAGCGGTAAAGTCGATCGTAAACGCCTGACGGACGTCTGA
- a CDS encoding putative Ig domain-containing protein, with product MLWRHWLGKKSRQVSQGVEFNAESPLGVMLEARMLFDGAVAATVEQTATTQDTATQTATADTASHTVSSQSDQHETNTQDSTTSADSSVAMAGSTTHKEVVFIDTSVADYQQLAHGVKDGVEVVLLDASKDGLSQIAQWAQTHTGYEAIHIISNGGEGRLTLGNVTLTDSMLASRSADLTTIGQALSDAGDILLYGCNVAEGINGKAFISDLAALTGADVAASTDLTGSAALNGDWVLEAQVGNITTDLALTAATQSGYTRVLDTFTFEAGSSGGSGNNQTWQEGTHTLHFDFVGNVLAGLNSDGNTMIYDVQTDGSSSSNSLTFTISIPGYIFDLSSLDMLNADGVGNMNYTVSSSKSTSGDNKSGVLTFPGAVSYTTVSGFNSNFVGVSSITITTSGTNEYYLDNLVLNNIRAASSVDATSTVTAGPSSEATTFSTTATSAASAASLLDFTITDPGTSDGSATTVSAFYANVSGTATSSELSQMRFLLSGPDATNVVGTYDSSTGRITFSGLSLSIANSSSETYTIKAYYNDNTSSNDITDHHTVVLSVNANNFTTGSGSSTFAGSQVNVTNGSGASIDVAATKLIYSQSPSTAVVSGINFTTQPIVIAVDDRGNIDTDFSGTVTLSENGSGSLTGTTSVTASNGIATFNGVKYTSASDADANFVLTAASGSLVNAVSTSIDPDVVATRLVFSTQPVPVTIQDGQSTSFSTVPVVRAVDANGMVDQDYTTNITLSVTDPNDGTVDGTVNSLSVTSGDQDVNGSTVTLTPSGGIATYTGLIIQYTNSGSTNTLALRAISGSLTAVNSSSITSTSNTAPVFNNLNGGATYTENGSAVVIDNDVTVADTELDALNSGLGNYNGSSITIARNGGANSNDIFGNSGLLGVLTQGQNFTYNGTAMGSVTTNSNGILTLTFNSNATSVIVDAVLQSLTYANSSDNPPASVTLNWTFNDGSLNSAGSNQAVLTITPVNDAPTLSGGVTVTLTTTTEDVTSSSTSISSLLSAAGYADVDNGAVSGIALTALTGNGTWQYSTNSGANWFSVGTVSSSSALLLSSTTQIRYVPDGANGETATLGFRAWDQTSGTATSGATRGLADTSTTGGSSAFSANSAQATLAVSNVNDAPTLSSGTTVTLTPTTEDVTSAATTISSLLGNAGYGDVDNGASSGIAITTTVGNGGWQYSTDSGANWFNVGTVSGSSALLLSSTAQIRYVPDSANGETATFSFRAWDQTSGTATNGATKGLADTSTVGGSSAFSINSAQASLAVSNVNDAPTLSSGTTVTLTTTTEDVTSSSTSISSLLSAAGYADVDNGAVSGIALTALTGNGTWQYSTNSGANWFSVGTVSSSSALLLSSTTQIRYVPDSANGETATLGFKAWDQTSGTATAGASKGLADTSTSGGGSAFSTNSAQASLVVTDVNDAPTVGNTVSGQSATKDAVFSFTVPSGTFVDVDSGDTLILSATLANGSALPAWLTFNPATRTFSGTPGSNDVGNLTIRVTATDSGNASVSTTFGLTINNNNLPPVVSTPVTDQSIAQDGSFSFIVPAGTFTDPDIGDTLTLSATLANGSALPAWLTFNAATSTFSGTPGNADVGNLSIRVTATDGSNASVSTTFGLTVTNVNDAPVVSGTVPQQTIAQGGSLNLTLPPGLFTDPDAGDTLTLSATLTDGSALPAWLTFNPATGTFSGTPGNADVGNLSIRVTATDGSNASVSTTFGLTVTNVNDAPVVSTPIPPQTIAQDGSFSFIVPAGTFTDPDIGDTLTLSATLADGSALPAWLTFNAATGTFSGTPGNADVGNLSIRVTATDGSNDSVSTTFGLTVTNVNDAPVVSGTVPSQTIAQGGSLNLTLPPGLFTDPDAGDSLTLSATLADGSSLPAWLTFNAATGTFSGTPGNADVGNLSIRVTATDGSNASVSTTFGLTVTNVNDAPVVSGTVPPQTIAQGGSLNLTLPPGLFTDPDAGDSLTLSATLADGSSLPAWLTFNAATGTFSGTPGNADVGNLSIRVTATDGSNASVSTTFGLTVTNVNDAPVVSGTVPPQTIAQGGGLNLTLPPGLFTDPDIGDTLTLSATLADGSALPAWLTFNAATGTFSGTPGNADVGNLSIRVTATDGSNASVSTTFGLTVTNVNDAPVVSGTIPPQTIAQGGSLNLTLPPGLFTDPDAGDTLTLSATLADGSALPAWLTFNPATGTFSGTPGNADVGNLSIRVTATDSSSTSVNTTFTLSIISVPAEVDGGDPEFRLGNSTSLSTSRPQTNLIISTQGESQDSSVTLGAIFSSSSLGTVGSSQVANTATITSTIFHASQRQPQAGIMPVGQIAGTFAQGNYVGDTNHFDSSLGSFPSFNSGGALGGTSALSGLFSGINLPSITPMEVFSSGSWKGVNVGDAQSTRLTSPPGVTAGQFIPDLERQLQHIGDAKLQRLAAIEQALIDMDKHSFGAERS from the coding sequence ATGTTGTGGCGTCATTGGCTGGGTAAAAAAAGTCGTCAGGTTTCACAGGGCGTTGAGTTCAACGCGGAGTCGCCTCTGGGGGTCATGCTGGAAGCGCGAATGCTATTTGATGGTGCGGTAGCTGCCACCGTTGAACAAACCGCCACAACACAAGATACAGCGACGCAAACCGCGACAGCGGATACGGCCTCGCATACTGTCAGCAGTCAGTCTGACCAGCATGAGACCAATACTCAGGATTCAACGACTTCGGCGGACAGCAGCGTTGCGATGGCGGGCAGCACCACGCATAAAGAAGTGGTGTTTATTGACACCTCGGTGGCAGATTACCAGCAACTGGCTCACGGCGTAAAAGACGGGGTTGAGGTGGTGCTGCTGGATGCCAGCAAGGATGGATTAAGCCAGATAGCGCAGTGGGCGCAAACGCATACCGGTTATGAGGCTATCCATATTATCAGCAATGGTGGTGAAGGCCGTTTGACGCTGGGGAACGTCACATTAACCGACAGCATGCTTGCCAGCAGAAGCGCCGACCTGACGACCATCGGCCAGGCGTTAAGCGATGCCGGCGATATTCTGCTTTATGGCTGTAATGTAGCGGAAGGAATCAATGGGAAAGCTTTCATCAGCGATCTGGCTGCGTTAACCGGAGCCGATGTGGCGGCATCTACCGATCTGACTGGGTCGGCGGCGTTGAACGGCGACTGGGTGTTGGAAGCGCAAGTAGGCAACATAACCACCGACCTCGCGTTAACGGCGGCTACGCAGAGCGGATATACCCGCGTGCTGGATACCTTCACTTTTGAAGCCGGCTCCAGCGGCGGTAGCGGTAATAATCAGACCTGGCAGGAAGGGACGCATACCCTGCATTTCGATTTTGTCGGTAACGTGCTGGCTGGGTTAAACAGCGATGGCAATACCATGATATACGACGTGCAAACGGATGGCTCCAGCTCGTCAAATTCGCTGACTTTCACCATCAGCATTCCCGGCTATATTTTTGACTTGTCTTCACTGGATATGTTGAATGCCGATGGCGTCGGGAACATGAACTACACAGTTTCATCCAGTAAATCGACCAGTGGGGACAATAAGAGCGGGGTGCTGACATTTCCCGGGGCGGTGTCTTATACCACGGTCAGCGGCTTTAACAGCAATTTTGTCGGCGTTTCGTCAATCACCATTACGACATCGGGTACCAATGAGTACTACCTGGATAACCTGGTGTTAAACAATATTCGGGCCGCGTCTTCGGTGGATGCGACATCGACCGTCACTGCCGGGCCGTCCAGCGAAGCGACGACATTCTCTACCACCGCCACCTCTGCGGCCAGCGCCGCCTCGCTGCTGGACTTCACCATTACCGACCCCGGTACGTCGGATGGTTCGGCCACCACCGTCAGCGCTTTTTACGCCAATGTCAGCGGGACGGCGACGTCATCGGAACTGAGCCAAATGCGGTTTCTGCTCAGCGGCCCGGATGCCACCAACGTAGTTGGTACGTACGACAGCAGCACCGGCAGAATCACGTTTTCCGGTCTCAGCCTGTCGATTGCCAATAGCAGCAGCGAAACTTACACCATCAAGGCGTATTACAACGACAACACCAGCAGTAACGACATTACGGACCACCACACGGTGGTGCTGTCGGTGAATGCCAATAACTTTACTACCGGGTCAGGCAGCTCCACCTTTGCCGGCAGCCAGGTCAATGTGACCAACGGCAGCGGCGCCAGTATTGATGTGGCGGCAACCAAACTGATTTACAGCCAGTCGCCGTCCACCGCAGTGGTCAGCGGCATTAATTTTACCACCCAGCCCATCGTGATCGCTGTTGACGATCGCGGCAATATCGATACTGATTTCAGCGGCACCGTCACGCTGAGCGAAAATGGCAGCGGCTCGCTGACCGGCACCACATCAGTGACGGCATCAAACGGTATCGCTACTTTCAACGGCGTGAAATATACCTCTGCCAGCGACGCCGACGCCAACTTTGTCCTCACCGCCGCGTCTGGCAGTCTGGTCAACGCCGTCTCGACATCAATCGATCCGGACGTGGTCGCAACAAGGCTGGTTTTTTCCACCCAACCGGTGCCCGTCACCATTCAGGATGGGCAAAGCACCAGTTTCAGCACGGTACCGGTAGTGCGGGCAGTCGATGCCAATGGCATGGTGGATCAGGATTACACCACCAATATCACGCTCTCGGTGACCGATCCTAACGACGGCACCGTTGATGGCACCGTCAACAGTCTGTCGGTCACCTCCGGCGATCAGGACGTCAACGGCTCGACGGTAACGCTGACGCCCTCCGGGGGAATTGCCACCTACACCGGTCTTATTATCCAGTACACCAATAGCGGCAGCACCAATACGCTGGCGCTGCGGGCCATCTCGGGCAGCCTGACGGCGGTCAACAGTTCGTCGATTACTTCGACCTCCAATACCGCGCCGGTATTCAACAACCTAAACGGCGGAGCCACCTATACAGAGAACGGCAGTGCCGTGGTGATAGACAACGACGTCACGGTCGCCGACACCGAACTGGATGCACTGAACAGCGGACTGGGCAACTATAACGGCTCCTCGATTACCATCGCCCGTAATGGCGGAGCCAACAGCAATGATATTTTCGGCAACAGCGGTTTGCTGGGAGTGCTGACGCAAGGGCAAAATTTCACATACAACGGCACGGCGATGGGCAGTGTCACCACCAATTCGAACGGGATACTGACGCTGACGTTCAACAGCAACGCGACCTCGGTCATCGTTGACGCGGTGCTGCAATCCCTGACCTATGCGAACAGTTCCGACAATCCGCCAGCCAGCGTCACCCTGAACTGGACCTTCAATGACGGTTCGCTAAACAGCGCCGGCAGCAATCAGGCGGTACTCACTATTACGCCGGTCAACGATGCGCCGACGTTATCCGGCGGCGTCACGGTGACGCTGACCACCACGACGGAGGATGTCACCTCGTCGTCCACATCGATATCGTCGCTGCTGAGCGCGGCAGGTTACGCGGATGTGGATAATGGTGCCGTCAGCGGTATCGCGCTAACGGCGCTCACTGGCAACGGGACGTGGCAATACTCAACGAACAGCGGAGCCAACTGGTTTAGCGTCGGCACAGTATCCAGTTCATCGGCGCTTCTGCTCAGTTCGACGACACAGATTCGCTATGTGCCAGACGGCGCTAACGGCGAAACCGCAACGTTAGGTTTCAGAGCGTGGGATCAAACCAGTGGCACCGCAACGTCAGGTGCGACCAGAGGGCTGGCAGATACCTCGACGACTGGTGGCAGCAGTGCGTTCTCCGCCAACAGTGCGCAGGCGACATTAGCAGTGAGTAACGTCAACGATGCGCCGACCTTATCCAGCGGCACCACAGTGACGCTGACACCGACGACTGAAGATGTGACATCTGCCGCGACTACAATATCCTCATTGCTCGGCAATGCCGGCTATGGCGATGTAGACAACGGCGCTTCCAGCGGTATCGCCATTACCACGACAGTGGGGAATGGTGGCTGGCAATATTCCACCGACAGCGGGGCCAACTGGTTTAATGTCGGCACGGTATCAGGTTCATCTGCACTTTTGCTCAGTTCGACGGCACAGATTCGCTACGTGCCGGACAGCGCCAATGGCGAAACCGCCACCTTCAGTTTCAGAGCCTGGGATCAAACCAGCGGCACAGCAACCAATGGGGCGACTAAGGGGCTGGCAGATACCTCGACCGTTGGCGGCAGCAGCGCGTTCTCTATCAACAGTGCGCAGGCGTCGCTGGCGGTGAGCAACGTCAACGATGCGCCGACCTTATCCAGCGGCACCACGGTGACGCTGACCACCACGACGGAGGATGTCACCTCGTCGTCCACATCGATATCGTCGCTGCTGAGCGCGGCAGGTTACGCGGATGTGGATAATGGTGCCGTCAGCGGTATCGCGCTAACGGCGCTCACTGGCAACGGGACGTGGCAATACTCAACGAACAGCGGAGCCAACTGGTTTAGCGTCGGCACAGTATCCAGTTCATCGGCGCTTCTGCTCAGTTCGACGACACAGATTCGCTATGTACCAGACAGCGCTAACGGTGAAACCGCAACGTTAGGTTTCAAAGCGTGGGATCAGACCAGCGGTACGGCAACAGCGGGGGCTAGCAAGGGGTTGGCGGATACCTCAACCTCCGGCGGCGGCAGCGCGTTCTCTACCAATAGTGCGCAGGCATCGCTGGTCGTGACCGACGTCAATGATGCGCCCACTGTCGGCAACACAGTCAGTGGTCAAAGTGCGACAAAAGATGCGGTGTTCAGTTTCACCGTGCCATCCGGTACGTTTGTTGACGTAGACAGCGGCGACACCCTGATCCTGAGTGCCACGTTGGCCAACGGCTCGGCGCTGCCTGCCTGGCTGACCTTTAACCCCGCCACCAGGACCTTTTCCGGCACACCGGGAAGTAACGATGTGGGTAACCTGACCATCCGGGTAACCGCCACCGACAGCGGTAATGCATCAGTCAGTACCACATTCGGGCTGACGATTAATAATAATAATCTTCCCCCGGTCGTTTCCACCCCCGTGACCGACCAGAGCATCGCACAAGACGGCAGCTTCAGCTTTATCGTACCGGCCGGCACCTTTACCGATCCCGATATCGGCGACACCCTGACGCTCAGCGCCACGCTGGCCAACGGCTCCGCGCTGCCTGCATGGCTGACCTTTAACGCCGCCACCAGCACCTTCTCTGGCACGCCGGGCAATGCCGATGTGGGCAACCTGTCGATCCGCGTCACCGCCACCGACGGCAGTAATGCCTCGGTCAGCACCACTTTTGGCCTGACCGTTACCAACGTCAACGACGCGCCAGTGGTCTCCGGCACCGTTCCGCAACAGACGATTGCACAGGGCGGCAGCCTGAACCTCACCCTGCCACCGGGACTCTTTACCGATCCGGATGCGGGCGACACCCTGACGCTCAGCGCCACACTGACCGACGGCTCGGCGCTGCCTGCCTGGCTGACCTTTAACCCCGCCACCGGCACCTTCTCTGGCACGCCGGGCAATGCCGATGTCGGTAACCTGTCGATCCGCGTCACCGCCACCGACGGCAGTAATGCCTCGGTCAGCACCACTTTTGGCCTGACCGTTACCAACGTCAACGACGCGCCTGTGGTTTCCACCCCCATTCCACCACAGACGATTGCACAAGACGGCAGCTTCAGCTTTATCGTACCGGCCGGCACCTTTACCGATCCCGATATCGGCGACACCCTGACGCTCAGCGCCACGCTGGCCGATGGCTCGGCGCTACCTGCCTGGCTGACCTTTAACGCCGCCACCGGTACCTTCTCCGGCACGCCGGGCAATGCCGATGTCGGTAACCTGTCGATCCGCGTGACTGCCACCGACGGCAGCAACGACTCCGTCAGCACCACTTTTGGCTTGACCGTTACCAACGTCAACGACGCGCCCGTGGTCTCCGGCACCGTTCCGTCACAGACGATTGCACAGGGCGGCAGCCTGAACCTCACCCTGCCACCGGGACTCTTTACCGATCCGGATGCGGGCGACTCCCTGACGCTCAGCGCCACGCTGGCCGATGGCTCGTCGCTGCCTGCCTGGCTGACCTTTAACGCCGCCACCGGCACCTTCTCCGGCACGCCGGGCAATGCCGATGTCGGTAACCTGTCGATCCGCGTGACTGCTACCGATGGCAGCAACGCCTCCGTCAGCACTACCTTTGGCCTGACGGTCACCAACGTCAACGACGCGCCCGTGGTCTCCGGCACCGTTCCGCCACAGACGATTGCACAGGGCGGCAGCCTGAACCTCACCCTGCCACCGGGACTCTTTACCGATCCGGATGCGGGCGACTCCCTGACGCTCAGCGCCACGCTGGCCGATGGCTCGTCGCTGCCTGCCTGGCTGACCTTTAACGCCGCCACCGGCACCTTCTCCGGCACGCCGGGCAATGCCGATGTCGGTAACCTGTCGATCCGCGTGACTGCTACCGATGGCAGCAACGCCTCCGTCAGCACTACCTTTGGCCTGACGGTCACCAACGTCAACGACGCGCCCGTGGTTTCCGGCACCGTTCCGCCACAGACGATTGCACAGGGCGGCGGCCTGAACCTCACCCTGCCGCCGGGACTCTTTACCGATCCCGATATCGGCGACACCCTGACGCTCAGCGCCACGCTGGCCGATGGCTCGGCGCTGCCTGCCTGGCTGACCTTTAACGCCGCCACCGGCACCTTCTCCGGCACGCCGGGCAATGCCGATGTCGGTAACCTGTCGATCCGCGTGACTGCCACCGACGGCAGCAACGCCTCCGTCAGCACCACCTTTGGCCTGACGGTTACCAACGTCAACGACGCACCCGTGGTCTCCGGCACCATTCCACCACAGACGATTGCACAGGGTGGCAGCCTGAACCTCACCCTGCCACCGGGGCTCTTTACCGATCCAGATGCGGGCGACACTCTGACGCTCAGCGCCACGCTGGCCGACGGCTCCGCGCTGCCTGCCTGGCTGACCTTTAACCCCGCCACCGGCACCTTCTCCGGCACGCCGGGCAATGCCGATGTCGGTAACCTGTCGATCCGTGTTACCGCCACCGACAGCAGCAGCACGTCAGTGAACACGACATTCACATTGTCGATTATCAGCGTCCCAGCAGAAGTAGATGGTGGAGATCCTGAATTCAGGCTGGGTAACAGCACATCCTTATCCACAAGCAGGCCACAGACCAATCTGATCATCTCTACGCAGGGAGAGTCACAAGATTCGTCCGTCACGCTCGGGGCAATATTTTCTTCTTCCTCGCTTGGCACTGTCGGCAGCAGCCAAGTCGCCAATACGGCGACGATAACATCGACTATTTTCCACGCTTCGCAACGTCAACCACAAGCTGGCATCATGCCGGTCGGCCAGATAGCCGGTACCTTTGCGCAAGGTAATTACGTCGGCGATACCAACCATTTTGACAGTTCGCTCGGGTCATTCCCCAGCTTTAATTCAGGTGGGGCGTTAGGCGGGACATCAGCCTTGTCCGGCTTGTTCTCGGGGATCAATCTGCCTTCAATCACCCCCATGGAGGTCTTCTCCAGCGGCAGTTGGAAGGGGGTTAATGTTGGTGATGCCCAAAGTACACGGCTAACCTCACCGCCGGGAGTCACCGCGGGTCAATTCATTCCCGATCTGGAGCGGCAATTACAGCACATTGGTGATGCAAAATTACAACGGCTGGCGGCAATCGAACAGGCGTTGATTGACATGGATAAACACAGTTTTGGGGCAGAACGTTCATGA
- a CDS encoding TolC family protein, with product MSKGRKFFSLSLVMMAVSGCAVTSQPISKEQSEQRIQQDRSAMFSEQEPVTTSITLYDAMARALKYNLEARLRVMEQALSQQQLELARYDMLPQVAMSAGYVGRSNTSASSSTNIATGAQSLAPSTSLDRNRDVADLTMVWNVLDFGVSYVGAKQRADQRWIADERKRKVVHTILQDVRSAYWRAVTAERLLGRIDGLIARVNQAREASENMSTQRIGDPVEALSYRRALIDATRQLEEQRRALSLAKTELATLMNLPLDTSYTLALPDSHDMAVPQLNVDIKTLEQSALLNRPELREQDYQTRIRAAETRKSLLRMLPGLEISAGGHYDSNSFITNQSWADVGVKVTWNLFNLISGPAAYKTAQANESVSEVQRQAMSLAIMAQLYIARANFNEAQRQYKTSAELRDLDTQIVEQLRNRYKANSIGELQLIQGELNALNASLRQDLAYAELRNTYGQILSTIGLDLLPKTLPSSNLADISQSLRQAEGNWQQGKINKLQSF from the coding sequence GTGTCAAAGGGTCGGAAGTTTTTCAGCCTCAGTCTTGTCATGATGGCCGTGAGCGGTTGTGCCGTTACCAGCCAACCTATATCAAAAGAGCAAAGTGAACAGCGTATCCAGCAGGATAGAAGCGCCATGTTCAGCGAGCAAGAGCCCGTTACGACGTCCATTACGCTTTACGATGCGATGGCAAGAGCGCTCAAGTACAACCTGGAAGCACGTCTCCGTGTGATGGAACAAGCGCTATCACAACAGCAGTTGGAACTTGCACGCTACGACATGCTGCCTCAAGTCGCGATGTCAGCAGGCTACGTCGGACGTAGCAATACCAGTGCCTCCAGCAGTACAAATATTGCGACTGGCGCACAATCATTAGCCCCTTCGACATCGCTGGATCGTAATCGTGACGTAGCCGACCTGACGATGGTATGGAACGTACTCGATTTCGGCGTCAGCTACGTCGGCGCGAAACAAAGGGCTGACCAACGCTGGATAGCCGACGAACGTAAACGTAAGGTCGTTCATACCATCCTTCAGGATGTGCGCTCAGCATACTGGCGTGCAGTTACGGCAGAACGTTTACTTGGCCGCATTGATGGTCTGATTGCTCGCGTCAATCAGGCGCGTGAGGCTAGCGAGAACATGAGCACACAGCGGATTGGCGATCCTGTTGAGGCTCTCAGCTATCGTCGCGCACTTATTGATGCCACCCGTCAGCTAGAAGAGCAACGACGTGCCTTGTCGTTAGCGAAAACTGAACTGGCGACCCTGATGAATCTGCCATTAGACACATCGTATACGCTGGCATTACCAGATAGTCATGATATGGCGGTGCCACAGTTGAATGTGGATATCAAAACGCTAGAACAGAGTGCACTGCTCAACCGTCCCGAGCTGAGAGAACAGGATTACCAAACACGCATCCGTGCAGCAGAAACGCGCAAATCACTACTGCGTATGCTGCCAGGGCTAGAAATTAGCGCAGGAGGCCACTACGACAGCAACTCCTTCATCACGAATCAGAGTTGGGCAGATGTTGGGGTGAAGGTGACCTGGAATCTTTTTAACCTTATCTCGGGGCCGGCAGCATACAAAACGGCGCAGGCTAATGAATCCGTATCGGAAGTACAGCGTCAGGCGATGTCACTGGCGATTATGGCGCAGTTGTACATCGCCCGAGCCAACTTCAATGAGGCGCAGCGGCAGTACAAGACCAGTGCGGAATTGCGCGATCTCGACACCCAAATCGTCGAACAACTGAGAAACCGCTACAAGGCCAACAGCATTGGTGAATTGCAGTTGATTCAAGGTGAACTCAATGCCCTCAACGCCAGTTTGCGTCAGGACCTGGCCTATGCAGAGCTACGCAATACCTACGGACAAATCCTCTCGACGATCGGACTGGATTTGCTGCCAAAAACGCTGCCGTCCAGTAATCTTGCGGATATTAGTCAGTCTCTACGCCAAGCTGAAGGCAACTGGCAACAGGGAAAAATCAATAAGTTGCAATCTTTCTGA